In Nocardioides jishulii, the DNA window CGTCGGGTGCCAGCACCACGACGAGGTCGAGGCTCCCCACCCACCCCGGCAGGCCCGGCATCGGCCAGGCCACGAACGGCACCGGGCACGAGGGCTCGAGCACGGCTCGGAGCAGTCGCGAGTCGGGCCCCGCGGCGACGACGGCCCTGGGACGGTTGGCCTGGTGCGCCTGGGCCACGGCTCGCTCGAGTGCCTCACCGACCTGCACCCGGTCACGGCGCACCCGGGCGCCGGCCTCGGCCAGCGTCCTCAGCATCGGGTCGGCAGCGGCCAGCACCCGCTCGTCGTCGAGGCGGGCCTCATCGAACCAGGTCGTCATCAGCGTCGTCTCAGGCGGGCTTGCGGGCCTCGTCGACCAGCAGGACCGGGATGTCGTCACGCACGGGGTAGGCGTAGTGGCAACCGGTGCAGACCAGCTCCTCGCCCTCCACGGAGAGATCCGCGTGGCAGGCGGGGCAGACGATGATGTCGAGCAGGGCGGGGTCGAGGTTCATCAGTGGCTCCTGATCGTGGAGAGGACGGCGTCGCGGACCTCGGCCATCGTGGCGTCGTCCTTGCCCTCGGAGTTGAGGCGCAGCAGCGGCTCGGTGTTCGAGGCCCTGACATTGAACCACCAGTCAGCGTGGGTGACGGTGAGGCCGTCGAGCTCGTCGACCTCCACGCCGTCGCGGCCCGCGTACTGCTCCTTGAGCCGGGCCAGCACGGCGCCCTGATCGGCGACGGTCGAGTTGATCTCGCCCGACGCCGGGTAGCGCTCGTACTCGGCCAGCAGCTCCGACAGGGGCAGGTCGGTCTCGGCGAGCGCCGCCATCGCGTGGAGCGCGGCCAGCATGCCCGAGTCGGCGCGCCAGAAGTCGCGGAAGTAGAAGTGGCCCGAGTGCTCGCCGCCGAAGACGGCGTCGGTCTCGGCCATCGTGGCCTTGATGAAGGAGTGGCCCACCCGGGTGCGCACCGGCTTGCCGCCCAGCTCGGTGACGATCTCCGGCACCGCACGCGAGGTGATGAGGTTGTGGATGACCGTGGCCCCCGGCTGCCTGGCCAGCTCGCGCGCGGCGATCAGCGCGGTGAGCGTCGAGGGCGAGACGGCACGGCCCTTCTCGTCGACGATGAAGCAGCGGTCGGCGTCACCGTCGAAGGCGAGCCCGATGTCGGCCTTCTCGGCCAGCACGGCCTTCTGCAGGTCGACGAGGTTCTCCGCCTCGATCGGGTTGGCCTCGTGGTTCGGGAAGGTGCCGTCGAGCTCGAAGTAGAGCGGCACCATCTCGACGACGCCACCGATGCGGTCGAAGACCATCGGTGCGGTGAGCCCGGCCATGCCGTTGCCCGCGTCGACCACGACCTTGAGCCCACGGCCTCGCACGGGCGCCAGGCTCAGCAGGTGGTCGGCGTAGTCGGCCAGCACGTCGGTGGAGGTGATCTCGCCGGGCGTCTCGGCCTCGAGCGTGGTGCCGGCCGCGACGACGTCACGGATCTCCGACAGACCGGTGTCCAGGCCCACCGGCACGGCACCGGGGCGGCACATCTTCATGCCGTTGTACTGCGCCGGGTTGTGGCTCGCGGTGAACATCACGCCCGCGTGGCCCAGGTGGCCGGAGGCGAAGTAGAGCTGGTCGGTGGAGGCCAGGCCGATCATCACGACGTCGGCGCCGGCGGTGGCCGCACCCTCGGCGAAGGCCTGCGCCATGCCGGGCGAGGAGGGCCGCATGTCGTGGCCGACCACCACCGTGTCGGCCCCGAGCACCTGCACGAACGCGTTGCCCGTGGCACGGGCCAGGGTCTCGTCCATCTGGTCAGGAACGGTGCCGCGCACGTCGTACGCCTTGAAGATGGCGCCGAGGTTCGCGGGATCCAGGGTCGGGCTGGCGGATGTCATGGCCGGGAGCCTATCGGCCACCGCACAGAGGGTCAGTCCGTGGTCAGCACACGCAGGTGCCCGCGCCGCACGCCCTGGGAGGGGTCGTCGGTCGGCGGAGTCCGCGGCGCCGGCTCCGAGGGCCGGGCGGCCTCACGGACGGCGTCGGCGAGCGCAAGGAGGTCGTCGTTGGACGGCCCGGTGTCGCGCAGGTCGTTGGCCAGGCGCAGCACCTCCCAGCCCCGAGGGGCTGAGAGCCGCTCGCTGTGCTGCTCGCACAGGTCGTAGGCGTGCGGCTCGGCGTGGATGGAGAGGGGGCCCAGGACCGCCGTCTGGTCGGCGTACACGTACGTCAGGGTCGCGACCGCGTTGCGGCCGCACGCGGTGCGCGAGCAACGACGGGCGGAATTCACACCGCAGACGTTACCTCGCGATGCACGCGGTGCCGTCTAGGCTCGCGGCATGGAGATCGCGCCGCGCCGGACCCGGGATCGCCGCGGTCGGGGCATGCGTGGGCCGGGCGTCATGCCGCGAACGCTCGGCACCCCGGCCCTGGGCAGCGAGCGGGAGCGCTTCGACGCCCTCGTGCTCAGCGTGGTGAAGGTCATCGACGCCCACTGGCACGACCGGCTCGGGCTCGTCGAGTACGCGGTCGAGGACGCGCCGCTGGTGCCCGACGACTGGGACGACGCCGGGGTGCCGCTCGCGTCGGTGGTGCGCGGCCAGGGGGCCACGCCGAGTCGGCTGGTCCTCTTCCGCCGCCCCCTGGAGCACCGCGCCGACACGCGCGAGGAGCTGCGCGCGCTGGTCCTCACCGTGGTCGTCGAGCAGGTCGCCGAGCTGCTCGGGATGGACCCCGAGGACGTCGACCCGCGCAACCTGTGAAGGCCGCGAGTGACGTCCCAGCAGGCGTCGCGTCGGTGGAGCGCCGCGTCAGTAGAGCGCGGGGCCCACGTGCGGCACCCAGTTGTCGGTGACCAGCTCACGCACAGGTCGTACCGTCCCCGCGCCGGACTCGACCGCCGCCACGACCGGCACCCCGTCCACCACGACCTCCACCCAACGGGCGCGACCCGCGAGGTCGAGCCGGGCGCCCTGCCCGGGGCGTACGGTCAGCCGCCGCTCCTTGAGCGGCGTGCCGTCGGCGGCACGCTGCCGGACCCGGACGTCCGACGGCTCCTGGGCGCCGGCCACCACCAGACGGTGGTCCCCTCCGGCGAGGGTCGTCGCGCCCGACCCGGTCAGGGGCGCCGTGGCCACGGCATGGCTCAGTGTGTTGCCGTCCGTCGTGCGCAGGAGGCCGACGACGGGGGCATCGGCCTGCAGGCGCAGGGCCACCAGGCCAGCGGCGGCCCGCGAACGCAGGAAGGCACCCAGGTCGACGCTCACGGTGGCACCGCCCGGCACGGCGATCTCGGGCACGTCGGCCGGCGCGAACTCGCTCTCCGGCGTCACGGCCCTGAGCCGCACCAGGGTCTGGTCGGTGCCCGGGTTGGTGAGCACCAGGGTGCGGTCGCCCTCCCCGCGCCGGACCCCGGGGAGGTAGCTGTCGGTGGCCGGCGCGGCGGCGGGCGGGAGCCAGGAGACGGCCCGGTCGTCGCTGCCCAAGGGGTCGACCCGGTCGACGACCGAGGAGGCCAGACGTCCGCGGTTGACCTGGATGTGGAGGGAGACGTCGTCGCGCTCCGGAAGGACCGCGGCCAGGTCGAGGGTGAGCTCGTCACGCGCCGGCACCGCGACACCGCGCAGGCGGGCGACCTCGCGGATGCCGTCGGCGGCGTGGACGACCACGTCCGCGATGGCGGGGCCACCGTCGGGGTTGACCAGGCGCAGCACCGAGGAGTGCTCGGCCCCCGCGCCGACGCCGGCGAACCACACGTCGCTGCTCGGGCGCAGGCAGTCGGTGGCGATGCCGCCGCCGCTGCGGCTGGCGACCAGGCCCGAGGCGGTCGGGCCCTGCCCGCGCAGGAGGTCGGTGCCCTTCGTACGCCACGTCGCGACGGCCCCGGAACCGACCTCCAGGTCGGCACCGGAGGTACGCAGTGCTCCCGAGACGTCCGGGTCGGCCAGGGCTGCCTGCAAGGTGTCGGCGCCTGCGAGCGCCGGTGGGCAGACCACGACGGTCGAGGTCAGCGGCGTCGCGGAGGGCGGCTTCGCGGAGTCCTCGGTCGGGGCCGGGTCGACGGTCGCGAGGAGCCCGACCGTGGCGAGGGGGATCACGAACGCCAGGACGGTCAGCGGGTTGACGGAGCGCTGCCCGGAGACGAGCGCGCGCCGCCGGTCGCGGGTGTCGGGACGCTCGGCGCGGCGGGAGGGGCGGGGCTCGGGGGTCATGCGGCGGACCTCGATCGCACGAGAGTAGGGGCGGCGGCCACCAGGGCCACCAGCCAGGCGGCCCCCTGGATGACCAGGAGCAGGACGCGCCCCGCGCTCACCTCGCTGGCCACACCAGCGACCGAGGTCTCGCGGTCGACGCGCCAGGCGCGGGTGGAGCGGTCCTCGGCGCTGGCCTGGACCAGTCCGTCGACCGCGTCGAGGCCGGCGGAGACGCGCCCGTCGACGGGTGCCGGGAGCACGACGTACTCGATGCCGTGCTCGGCCAGGGCCTCCACGTCACGAGGGCTGGGGGCTGAGACGAGGCGGGTGACGATGTCGGTCATCTCGCGGTCCTCCGGGGTCAGGCCGAGGATCTCGTCCTCCCCCACGGTGATCCCGTCGCCACGTCGGACCCGGTAGGTGACGCCGTCGTCGACCGAGCCGCGCACCACGAGGACGCCGTGGTCGTCCCCGGTCAGGGAGCTCTGCGCCATGTAGGCCGGAACCACCTCGGCCCGGTCCTCGTGGAAGGCGTTGTCGGCACCGAGCCACCAGACGATGCCGCCCAGCGGCACGGCCACGGCCACCGCGGCGACCACGGCCGCAATGGCTCGCTGCCACCACGGGTGCGGGTCACCGGAGAGGCGCCGTACGAGGGCACCGGTGCCGAGGGCGATCACGACGATGGCGATGCCCTGGAGCACCACGACGAAGAAGCCCATGCTGGGCGGGGTCGAGGTCGCCGGGAGGTCGAGCACGACGAGCCCCAGCACCGCGACCACGCAGGCGGCGGGGAGCGCGACGAGCCATCCGATCATCACCGGCACCCGGGTGGAGATCGGGGCGATGGCCAGGACGGCGAGCACCCCGATCGGGACACCGAGCCACCACGGCGCGCCGAGGTCGGAGAGGCGTCCGGTCGCCAGGTCGGTGAAGTCGACGGCCGAGACGGGCAGGCGTCCCGCTTCGAGGAGGAGTCCCTGCACGGCTCCGGTGCCCAGCAGGGGCAGGAACCACGGGAGCAGCAGCACCGGGACGAGTCCCAGCGCGAGGGCGGGCGGCCCCCACGCGGACCGCTCGCGCAGCAGCCGGGGACTGATCGCGAAGGCGGCCGCGACGACGAGCGCAGAGGCCAGCAGGCCGAAGAGCCAGACACCGGGCACGAAGGCCGAGCAGAGCGCGAGGAGCAGCCCGGTACGCCAGGCGGCTCGCCAGCGACGCTCGGCGTCGGGGTCGGCGAAGCCGATGGCGGCGTGGGCCAGCCAGGGCAGCAGCGCCGCGAGCGCGACGGTCCCGAAGCGGCCCTCGCCCCAGGCGCCGGAGGTGGCGGGCACGAGTGCGTAGGTCACCGACCCCCAGACCAGGACCCAGGTCGAGAGGCCACGCGGGTCGACCAGACGGCCGACCAGGCGCAGGAGGCGCCACGCTCCCCACAGCGCGATCGGCACGGCCAGGAGCATCAGGACGCTGATCACCGCACCCGCGTTGCCGCCGGTGAAGAGGCCGGCGACCGCGAAGAGGGCGACGTAGGCCGGCGCCGGGACCCGGCTGCCGGTGCCGAGCGGGTGCTGGGACTCGACGTGGAGGCGCCACCAGTCGGCCGCGCTCTGCGGGACGGGTGACAGTGCGCCCCCCTGGATCTCGCCGAAGGCCGCGCGGGCGGCGACCACGGCGAGCACGACGAAGAGGGTGAGGACGAGCGCGACGGGGTTGGTGAAGAAGCGGTAGACCAGCCCGGAGTCGGCGTAGAGCTCCGCGTCGTCGTCATCGGGGTCGTCGGAGCGCCGAGGCTCCTTGGCGGCCTGGAGCGGTGCGAGCGCGGGCGAGGACGCGATCTCGGCGGCCAGCGCCGCCTCCTTCGCCTCACGGCGCCGGTCGGAGAGGTCCTGGGCGCTGCTCGCGAGCGCGGAGGCCAGGTCGGTGGCCACGTCGAGTCCGTGCCGGTAGGGCAGCCACCAGGGCGGCCGCAGGGCGGAGACGTCGCGCGGGGAGTGCTCACGCAGCGCGGCACGCTCACGGCGGGCGGCTCGGACCTGGCCGGGATGGGTGTAGATCGAGAGCAGCGCGGCCAGCTCGTCGAGCGCCTGGCCCACCGCCCGCACGCCCAGCAGCCCCAGGACGCGGAGCAGGGTGCCGAAGAAGAGGCGGAACGTCTGCCAGAGCAGCTGGCGGGACTTCACGTTGGCCAGCAACGTCAGGAGCGCGGCGCGGCGCTCCTGGTAGTGCGGGTGGCGTCCGGTGAGCGCGGTGCGGCGGGTGCCCCGGCTGGCGGCCTCGGCGTGGAAGACCACGGCCTGGGGGACGACGTACGTCCGGTGCCCCGCGCGCGCGGCCCGCCACCCGAAGTCGACGTCGTTGCCGAAGAGCGGCAGCCGCTCGTCGAAGCCTCCGAGCTCCTCCAGCACGCGACGACGCACGAGCATGCCGGCGGTGTTCACGGCCAGCACCTCGCGCTCCTGGTCGTGCTGCCCCTGGTCGTACTCCCCGCGCTCGAGGCCGGTCTCCCGACGGCCCGTGCCGGAGATGGTCACCCCGAGCTCGAGGAGCCGGCGCAGGGAGGGCCACTCGCGCAGCTTGGGGCCGAAGATCTCGACGTCGGGATACTCCTGCGAGGCGGCGAGCAGCCACGCCAGCGCCTCGTGGTCCGGCGCGGAGTCGTCGTGCAGCAGCCAGATCCACTCGTCCTCGTCAGCGGGTGGGAGAGCGTCGAGGGCGGCCCGCACGGCGGCGGGGAAAGAGGTGGAGACCGGGAGGTCGACGACGGAGTCCTCGCCGAAGGCCTCCACCAGGAGGCCTCGGGACTCGTCCTTGCTGCCGGTGTCGACGGCGAGGCAGCGATCGGCAGGACGGTGCTGGCTGCGCATCCCCTCGAGGACGTTCGGCAGCCACCTCGCCCCGTCGTGGCTGATCAGTACGGCGGAGACGGTCACCCGTCAACCCTAGGGAAGGGCATCAAGACCGTGCGAATCGGGCACGGAGAGTGTGCGGAGGCGGAACAGGTCAGACGGCGCGCTTCTTCAGCTTGCGACGCTCCCGCTCGGAGAGGCCGCCCCAGATCCCGAACCGCTCGTCGTTCATGAGCGCATACTCCAGGCAGTCGGTGCGGACGTCACACGTCAGGCAGACCTTCTTGGCCTCACGGGTCGAGCCACCCTTCTCAGGGAAGAAGGCTTCGGGGTCGGTCTGTGCGCAGAGCGCTCGATCCTGCCAACCCATTTCTTCGGTGTCGGCATCGAGGAGAAACAGTTCCCGCATCGGCCCTCTCCTTTCAACCCAGTGTCCGGACCTCTCCCCGTCGTGAGGACCGTTTGAACAACACTAGTGGAATTACATGCTTGTCGCGCACGTAAGTCAAGCCCGATCCACAGAAGTCTGGGGTCTCCTGCGTGTCGCAGAAGGGTTCAGGCAAAGATATGTCGTATGCGCGACATCACGGTTCTCTCCGGTGGTATGGGGGGCGCGAAGTTCCTCCGCGGCCTGCTCCACGGCATCTCTTCGAGGACCCTCCCCCACGTCCACCCCGACGCCCGCGTCACGGTGGTGGCCAACACCGCCGACGACATCTGGCTCCACGGCCTCAAGGTCTGCCCCGACCTCGACACCGTCATGTACACCCTCGGTGACGGCATCGACCCCGATCGGGGCTGGGGCCGCCGCGACGAGACGTGGAGCGTCAAGGCCGAGCTCGAGGCCTACGGCGTCGAGCCCACCTGGTTCGGTCTCGGCGACCGTGACGTCGCCACCCACCTGGTGCGGACGCAGATGCTCGACGCCGGCTACCCCTTGTCGAAGGTCACCGCTGCCCTGTGCCGTCGCTGGCAGCCGGGCGTCACCCTGCTGCCGATGACCGACGACCGGGTCGAGACCCACGTGGCCGTCGCCGACCCCGACAGCCCCAGCGGACGTCGTGTCATCCACTTCCAGGAGTACTGGGTGCGGCTGCGCGCCCAGGTCCCCGTCGAGGCGCTGGCCTTCGTCGGGCTGGACCAGGCCACCCCTGCCCCCGGCGTGCTCGAGGCGATCAGCGGAGCCGACCTCGTCATCCTGCCGCCCTCCAACCCCGTGGTCTCCCTGGGCACGATCCTCGACGTGCCCGGCGTGCGTGACGCCGTGCGTACGACCCCGGCCAAGGTCGTCGGCCTCTCCCCCATCGTCGGAGGCGAGCCCGTGCACGGCATGGCGCGCCAGATGCTCACCGCCATCGGCGTCGAGGTCAGCGCGGCCGGCGTCGGGCGCCACTACGGCGCGCGGCGCAGCGGCGGACTGCTCGACGGCTGGCTGGTCGACGAGACCGACGCCGACGCCGTGGCCGGTCTCCAGGTCAGTGGGCTGGACGCCGCTGCGGTGCCCCTGATGATGACCTCACCCGAGGCCACCGCCGCGATGGCGGCGGCCGCGGTGCAGCTCGTGGCCGGCGCCTGAGGTGCGCGGCATCGAGGTCATCGCCCCCGACGGGATCGGCGAGGTCACGGCCGGCACCGACCTCGCGGTGCTGGTGAGCGAGGCGATCGACCTGGCCGACGGCGACGTCGTGGTGGTCACCAGCAAGGCCGTGAGCAAGGCCGAGGGCCGCACCGTCGCCGCCGGGACCGGCGCCGACGGGGAGGCGGCGTACGAGAAGGCGCTGGTCGAGGAGACCCGCCGCGTCGTCGCGCGTCGCGGTCGGACCCGCATCGTGCGCAACCGCCTCGGGCTCGTCATGGCGGCTGCCGGCATCGACCGCTCCAACGTGGAGGTCGGCACCTTCGTGCTGCTGCCCGACGATCCCGACGCCTCCGCGCGCCGACTGCGCGAGCGCCTGCTGGAGCTGACCGGGGCCAACGTGGGCGTGGTGGTCACCGACACCGCCGGCCGCGCCTGGCGCGACGGCCAGACCGACATCGCGATCGGGGCCGCCGGCCTGGACCCCAGCGAGGAGTTCGCCGGGCAGGTCGACCCCTACGGCAACCCGTTGGAGGTCACGCTCCCCGCGGTCGCCGACGAGATCGCCGGCGCCGCCGAGCTCGCCCAGGGCAAGCTCGGCGGTCGTCCGCTCGCACGGCTGCGCGGTCGCGCCGACCTGGTGCTGGGCGTCGGCGAGCACGGCCCCGGCGCAGCCTCGTTGCAGCGCCCCGAGGGTGCCGACCTCTTCGGCTTCGGCGCCCGCGAGGCGGTCGTGGTGGCGCTGTCCGGCGAGAGCAGGCTGCACCCCGTCTTCGGGGCCCCCGCCGCGCCCGAGGAGCTGGCCGAGGCGTTCGCCCGGGTGAGCCCGGGTGCGCTGCTCGCGCCGTCGGGCGACGCGTGGGAGCTGCGGACCGTCTCACCCCTCCCCCGTGCCGCCCTGACGGCCCTGTGCGTGGCCCACGGTTGGAAGGCCGAGCTCGCCGAGGCGGCGCCGAGCGAATCCGTGAGCTTCGCCCGCCTCTCACCCGCCAGTCCGTAGACTCACCCCGACCTGAGGCGCGGTCCCACCCCGGAACGCCTCTCCACCGCACCAGTACTCCCCCGACTGTGCGCCGACAGCGAAGGTACGACCCATCGTGGCCAAGCAGGACAAGACGAACCGTCAGGCCGTCATCGAGGAGATCCGCAACTCCCAGAAGGCAGCCGACCGGCGCCGCGGAGGCATGATCGTCGGTGTCTCGGTCATCCTGGGCGTGCTGATCATCGCGGCCGCCGCCTGGAAGCCCGTCTCCGACGCGTTCTCGCAGCGTGAGTTCAAGGCGAAGGAGCTCTCCAGCATCGGCGCCAAGGCCGCCGATGTCTGCCAGGACATCACGACCAAGCCGGCCGACGGCATGATGGACCACGAGACGCCGGGCACCCCGATCCCCTACGCCGACGCGCCCCCGGCCTTCGGCACCCACTACGACTCGTGGGAGCCGATGCAGCGCAAGTTCTACGGCGAGGACCGCCCGGAGCTCGGCTACCTCGTGCACAACCTCGAGCACGGCTACACGATCCTCTGGTACGACGAGACCATCGCCAAGGACGACGCCAAGCTGGACGTGGTCAAGGGGCTCGCGGCCAAGTTCGACGGCGACGACATGCGCAACAAGTTCAAGGCCGCGCCGTGGACCGCCGAGGACGGCGACGCCTTTCCCGAGGGCCAGCACGTGGCGCTGACCCACTGGTCGGCGGGCGGCACCGGGGAGACCGACACCGCCAAGCAGGTCGGCGTCTGGCAGTACTGCTCGGAGCCCAGCGGCGAGGCCCTCGAGGACTTCATGAACGAGTACCCCTACATGGACTCCCCGGAGCCCGGCGCCGGCTGACCCGGACCAGCTCAGACCAGCTCGTCGTGGCCGTCCTCCTTGAGGGCGGCCACGATCGATTTCACTTCCTGCGCCCGGGCCTTCGTGGTGACCAGCACGGCGTCGGGGGTGTCGACGACGACGACGTCCTCGATCCCGACCACCGCGACGGTCCGTCCGCCTGCCGGCACGACCAGGCCGGTGGCATCGTGCGTACGCACCTGTGCGGCGTCGCCGATCACCCGCAGGCGGGCGTCGTCGCCGGCGAGTGCGGCGAGGAGGTCGCCCAGTGAGGAGAAGTCGCCGACGTCGTCCCAGGTGAAGCGGCCGGGCACGCAGGCCACCCGACCGGCGGCGGCCGCCGGCTCCGCGACGGCGTGGTCGATGGCGATCCGAGGCAGGGTCGGCCAGATCTCCTCCAGCCGCTCCGGGGTGGCCGCGATCGTGCGCAGCGCAGCCGTGAAGTCAGGGTCGGTCTCCGCGAGCAGGTCGAGCAGCACGCCCGGCCGGACCACGAACATGCCCGCGTTCCAGCGGTAGGCCCCCGAGGCGAGGTAGCTGCGGGCCACCTCCAGCGACGGCTTCTCCACGAACTCCTCGACCCGGCTGGCCGCGAGCCCGGGCAGGGCCTGACCGGCCCGCACGTAGCCGAAACCGGTGGCGGGGCCGGTCGGCTCGATGCCGATCGTCACCAGCCAGCCCTCGCGCGCAGCCTCGACCGCAGCGGTGACGCACTCCTCGTACGCCTGCTGGTCGCCGATGACGTGGTCGGCGGCGAAGGAGCCCATCACCGCGTCGGGGTCGAGCCGCTCGAGCATGGCGGCCGCCAGGCCGATGGCGGCCATGGAGTCGCGCGGCGACGGCTCGGCGACCACGCGGTCGTCGGGGAGCCCGGGCAGCTGGCGTCGTACCGCGTCGGCGTGCGCAACTCCGGTCACCACCAGGCAGCGGTCCGCGGCGAGGGGGGCAAGTCGGTCGAGGGTCGCCTGGAGCAGCGTGCGGCCCGACCCGGTGAGGTCGAGGAGGAACTTCGGCGCCCCCGAGCGCGAGAGCGGCCACAGCCGGGTGCCAGCCCCACCGGCCGGGACGACGGCCCAGAAGTCCGCGAGCGCAGGTCGGGGCGTGGAGGTGTCGGTGGCAGCCATGGCAGCGAGGGTAACGGTCGGACTCAGCGTTCCTTCGACACCTGCCAGCCCAGGGCAGCGAGCGAGGTCAGGAGGATCCACGGTTCGCCCACCAGGACCAGCACCAGCGCCAGCGCCACCGCGACGTCGGGCCCGTGGAGGAGCTGCCGGACCACTCCGATCGGCAACGCTCCGGCGGGGGTGGTCACCACGGCACCGAGCTCGGCGGGCACCGGGTCGGAGGAGCGTATGGTGGCGGCCAGCCCGGCCACCGCCAGGTGGAGACCACCCCACCACGGACCGTCCACGAGAAGCACGGCGGGCATCGCGACACAGGCCGAGGCCAGCGCCGGCAGCAGCGTCAGCGCCAGGGTGACCCCGTGGGTCGGTGCCACCACCGCCCGACGCAGCCCCGGGGAGCCGAGCCAGGTGCGCAACCCCTGGCCCGCCTGCCGACCCGACCACGCCGCGACCACGCCCGCCAGCAGCACGGCCCCGCCGTAGCCGAACCCCTCACCGGCGACCACGATGGCCGGCACAGCCGCGAACGTGACGGCCACCGCACGCCACCGCCGGCGCACCAGGCGCAGGTCCGCGACGAGGAACGCGTACGCTCCCCGCCACCGCAGCGGCCTGCTCGGGTGCCTCCCCCCGCGCAGGTCGGCCCGGCGGCGCTGCAGTCCGGTCAGGGCGGTGGCGTCCATCATCAGGGCGGAGTCGGCGACGGCGTCCACGACCTCGCGGCCACGAGCCAGCTGCGCGTCCGAGAGCTCCGCCAGCACGCTCCCGGGCCGTCGCAGCAGGACCAGGGCGACCACCAGGGCGACCACCAGAGCGGCGAGCAGCAACCCGGTCGTGACGACCGCTCCGACCAGCCCCGGGCCCTCGACACGCCACCCGCCGGCCGGCGGCTCTGGCAGGTGCGCGACACGGGTGACCACGGCGCTCAGCAGGGTGAGGCCGAGGAGCACCAGCACGGCCCCCGCCCCTCGACCCGGTTGGCGTCCCGAGAGCCGGGGCTGGACCACCACGAGGGCGACCTGGACCACGGCGGCACCCAGCGCACCGACCACCGCACCCAGCGCCAGCACCACCGGGTCGAGCCCACCGCCCTGCGCGGCGAGGGCGGTGAGGAGTCCGACCAGCGTCCCGCCCAGCGCCGCGGCCCCCACCGTCGCCGCGAGGGGGCCGCGCAGCAGCACGGCGCGTTCGGCGGTCGTGCCCAGAAGCCAGCGGGCGGCTGCCCGCTCGGCGGAGACCGGCCCCACCGCACC includes these proteins:
- the cofD gene encoding 2-phospho-L-lactate transferase; the protein is MRDITVLSGGMGGAKFLRGLLHGISSRTLPHVHPDARVTVVANTADDIWLHGLKVCPDLDTVMYTLGDGIDPDRGWGRRDETWSVKAELEAYGVEPTWFGLGDRDVATHLVRTQMLDAGYPLSKVTAALCRRWQPGVTLLPMTDDRVETHVAVADPDSPSGRRVIHFQEYWVRLRAQVPVEALAFVGLDQATPAPGVLEAISGADLVILPPSNPVVSLGTILDVPGVRDAVRTTPAKVVGLSPIVGGEPVHGMARQMLTAIGVEVSAAGVGRHYGARRSGGLLDGWLVDETDADAVAGLQVSGLDAAAVPLMMTSPEATAAMAAAAVQLVAGA
- a CDS encoding Trm112 family protein, yielding MNLDPALLDIIVCPACHADLSVEGEELVCTGCHYAYPVRDDIPVLLVDEARKPA
- a CDS encoding metallopeptidase family protein, giving the protein MEIAPRRTRDRRGRGMRGPGVMPRTLGTPALGSERERFDALVLSVVKVIDAHWHDRLGLVEYAVEDAPLVPDDWDDAGVPLASVVRGQGATPSRLVLFRRPLEHRADTREELRALVLTVVVEQVAELLGMDPEDVDPRNL
- a CDS encoding phosphomannomutase/phosphoglucomutase — its product is MTSASPTLDPANLGAIFKAYDVRGTVPDQMDETLARATGNAFVQVLGADTVVVGHDMRPSSPGMAQAFAEGAATAGADVVMIGLASTDQLYFASGHLGHAGVMFTASHNPAQYNGMKMCRPGAVPVGLDTGLSEIRDVVAAGTTLEAETPGEITSTDVLADYADHLLSLAPVRGRGLKVVVDAGNGMAGLTAPMVFDRIGGVVEMVPLYFELDGTFPNHEANPIEAENLVDLQKAVLAEKADIGLAFDGDADRCFIVDEKGRAVSPSTLTALIAARELARQPGATVIHNLITSRAVPEIVTELGGKPVRTRVGHSFIKATMAETDAVFGGEHSGHFYFRDFWRADSGMLAALHAMAALAETDLPLSELLAEYERYPASGEINSTVADQGAVLARLKEQYAGRDGVEVDELDGLTVTHADWWFNVRASNTEPLLRLNSEGKDDATMAEVRDAVLSTIRSH
- a CDS encoding glycosyltransferase family 2 protein produces the protein MTVSAVLISHDGARWLPNVLEGMRSQHRPADRCLAVDTGSKDESRGLLVEAFGEDSVVDLPVSTSFPAAVRAALDALPPADEDEWIWLLHDDSAPDHEALAWLLAASQEYPDVEIFGPKLREWPSLRRLLELGVTISGTGRRETGLERGEYDQGQHDQEREVLAVNTAGMLVRRRVLEELGGFDERLPLFGNDVDFGWRAARAGHRTYVVPQAVVFHAEAASRGTRRTALTGRHPHYQERRAALLTLLANVKSRQLLWQTFRLFFGTLLRVLGLLGVRAVGQALDELAALLSIYTHPGQVRAARRERAALREHSPRDVSALRPPWWLPYRHGLDVATDLASALASSAQDLSDRRREAKEAALAAEIASSPALAPLQAAKEPRRSDDPDDDDAELYADSGLVYRFFTNPVALVLTLFVVLAVVAARAAFGEIQGGALSPVPQSAADWWRLHVESQHPLGTGSRVPAPAYVALFAVAGLFTGGNAGAVISVLMLLAVPIALWGAWRLLRLVGRLVDPRGLSTWVLVWGSVTYALVPATSGAWGEGRFGTVALAALLPWLAHAAIGFADPDAERRWRAAWRTGLLLALCSAFVPGVWLFGLLASALVVAAAFAISPRLLRERSAWGPPALALGLVPVLLLPWFLPLLGTGAVQGLLLEAGRLPVSAVDFTDLATGRLSDLGAPWWLGVPIGVLAVLAIAPISTRVPVMIGWLVALPAACVVAVLGLVVLDLPATSTPPSMGFFVVVLQGIAIVVIALGTGALVRRLSGDPHPWWQRAIAAVVAAVAVAVPLGGIVWWLGADNAFHEDRAEVVPAYMAQSSLTGDDHGVLVVRGSVDDGVTYRVRRGDGITVGEDEILGLTPEDREMTDIVTRLVSAPSPRDVEALAEHGIEYVVLPAPVDGRVSAGLDAVDGLVQASAEDRSTRAWRVDRETSVAGVASEVSAGRVLLLVIQGAAWLVALVAAAPTLVRSRSAA
- a CDS encoding DUF5719 family protein — protein: MTPEPRPSRRAERPDTRDRRRALVSGQRSVNPLTVLAFVIPLATVGLLATVDPAPTEDSAKPPSATPLTSTVVVCPPALAGADTLQAALADPDVSGALRTSGADLEVGSGAVATWRTKGTDLLRGQGPTASGLVASRSGGGIATDCLRPSSDVWFAGVGAGAEHSSVLRLVNPDGGPAIADVVVHAADGIREVARLRGVAVPARDELTLDLAAVLPERDDVSLHIQVNRGRLASSVVDRVDPLGSDDRAVSWLPPAAAPATDSYLPGVRRGEGDRTLVLTNPGTDQTLVRLRAVTPESEFAPADVPEIAVPGGATVSVDLGAFLRSRAAAGLVALRLQADAPVVGLLRTTDGNTLSHAVATAPLTGSGATTLAGGDHRLVVAGAQEPSDVRVRQRAADGTPLKERRLTVRPGQGARLDLAGRARWVEVVVDGVPVVAAVESGAGTVRPVRELVTDNWVPHVGPALY
- a CDS encoding DUF3499 domain-containing protein; protein product: MNSARRCSRTACGRNAVATLTYVYADQTAVLGPLSIHAEPHAYDLCEQHSERLSAPRGWEVLRLANDLRDTGPSNDDLLALADAVREAARPSEPAPRTPPTDDPSQGVRRGHLRVLTTD
- a CDS encoding WhiB family transcriptional regulator codes for the protein MRELFLLDADTEEMGWQDRALCAQTDPEAFFPEKGGSTREAKKVCLTCDVRTDCLEYALMNDERFGIWGGLSERERRKLKKRAV